One window from the genome of Deinococcus arcticus encodes:
- a CDS encoding ABC transporter ATP-binding protein has translation MLELRGITKTYGTFTALRAVSLQAAGNEVFGLLGPNGAGKTTLLRILATLLQPDQGTATLAGRDIHADPEGVRRVVGVVNGGMGLPARLTGREILRSFAVLYGLNRAQADARIAELDARLELGRTLDTRAGEYSTGMKQKVVIARAVIHDPPVLILDEAASGLDIFARRTLLDFVQATRAPGRLTVYSTHVMSEVEEVCDRVAILHEGALLASGTLPELLERTGQRTLERAFFALVRPEVAHAG, from the coding sequence ATGCTGGAACTGCGCGGTATCACCAAGACCTACGGCACATTCACGGCGCTGCGCGCGGTTTCGCTGCAGGCGGCAGGCAACGAGGTGTTTGGCCTGCTGGGCCCCAACGGCGCCGGCAAAACCACCCTGCTGCGGATTCTGGCCACCCTGCTGCAGCCGGACCAGGGCACGGCCACTCTGGCCGGACGCGATATCCACGCTGATCCAGAAGGCGTGCGGCGGGTGGTGGGCGTGGTCAACGGCGGCATGGGCCTGCCGGCCCGCCTGACCGGCCGGGAAATCCTGCGGTCGTTCGCGGTGCTGTACGGCCTGAACCGGGCGCAGGCCGACGCGCGCATTGCCGAACTGGACGCCCGCCTGGAACTGGGCCGCACGCTGGACACCCGCGCCGGGGAGTATTCCACTGGCATGAAACAGAAAGTGGTGATTGCCCGCGCCGTCATTCACGACCCGCCGGTGCTCATTCTGGACGAGGCGGCCAGCGGCCTGGACATCTTCGCGCGGCGCACGCTGCTGGACTTTGTGCAGGCCACGCGTGCCCCGGGGCGCCTGACCGTGTATTCCACCCACGTCATGAGCGAGGTCGAGGAGGTGTGTGACCGGGTGGCCATTCTGCACGAGGGCGCGCTGCTGGCCAGCGGCACCCTACCTGAACTGCTGGA